The Vigna unguiculata cultivar IT97K-499-35 chromosome 11, ASM411807v1, whole genome shotgun sequence genomic sequence cttaaaaaggtacaagataatccttcatcagtggGGCAGTCCCTCCCAAAGTGGccctccttgccacagttgttgcacttCTTGATGCCTACAAGTTGGGGGCAGACGTTCCTCTTGTGCGGTCCCCCACACTGGTAGCACTGAATCCTGTTCTGCTGGGAAGAAGACTCCCTAGACCCCTAAGACTAGAAATGGGGCCTAATGTAGGGCTTCCTCCTCTCCTCGTGCCTGTGTCTGGACCCTGATGGTCCTCCCACTCTCTGTTGGGATGAGTGCTGAGTTTTCACCTCtaccttcatcttctccatgaCCCTTGCCTTCTCCACCAAGgcggcaaagtccttgatggatagCAGAACCACCATCAAACGAAGATCCCCACGGAGACCATTCTCAAATTTCCTGCATCGCCATTCTTCATCTAGCGGCATGGTGTAGAAACGACTGAGGTGCTTGAACTTTTCTGCATACTCAGTCACATACTTGCTTCCTTTGGTTAACTGCAAAAATTCTACCTCTTTAGTGTATTTGACGCTGTTAGGGAAGTACTCAGAGAGGAACTTCCTCCTGAAGACATCCCAAGTAACTGGCTCCTGCCTCTCTTTCGTGAGGGACTTCATGCTGACCCACCAATGCTTAGCCTCACTCGTGAGCATGTACACCGCGAATGCCAGTCTACTCTCCTCTGGGCACATCTTGGCATCAAATATTCTCTCCTGGTCTTTCAGCCACTGATCTGCTGCGTCCGGGCTGGTCTTGCCTCCAAACTTCACCGGGTGGTGTTTTAGAAAGTCCTCTAGACTCCACTCCCTGGTCGTAGGTCGTGGCTCAGGGCCAAAAGTAGGGGCAGCtaccctgttctcctccaattGGCGGAGGGTCTTCATATGTTGCTTGTGAGCCTCCTCAGCAGCCACCCTAGCagcttccatctgctgcatcactagCTGTTGCTGCTCAAGTGTTGTCGCTTGTCGTTGCATTGATGCCTCATGTTGTTGCATTATCGCCGTACTTTGCTGTGTTATGGCAGCTACCATTGCCTCAATCGCTCTGGCGATGTCCGACACATCGCCCTGGGAAGATTGTGGAGTCCTACGAGATGGTGCCATAGTCCACTAGCACACAggaaatcacttggttaggcttgataagGCAAGAATTAACTAAGAATACTCAGAAAGACatagagaaagctaagcggacacccaagtccacagacctaaggaacgaccgctctgataccatgaaTGTACCGTCCCAAAAAAACTGAATAACCTCGATAAATGAAAC encodes the following:
- the LOC114170214 gene encoding uncharacterized protein LOC114170214, with protein sequence MAPSRRTPQSSQGDVSDIARAIEAMVAAITQQSTAIMQQHEASMQRQATTLEQQQLVMQQMEAARVAAEEAHKQHMKTLRQLEENRVAAPTFGPEPRPTTREWSLEDFLKHHPVKFGGKTSPDAADQWLKDQERIFDAKMCPEESRLAFAVYMLTSEAKHWWVSMKSLTKERQEPVTWDVFRRKFLSEYFPNSVKYTKEVEFLQLTKGSKYVTEYAEKFKHLSRFYTMPLDEEWRCRKFENGLRGDLRLMVVLLSIKDFAALVEKARVMEKMKVEVKTQHSSQQRVGGPSGSRHRHEERRKPYIRPHF